A genomic window from Candidatus Krumholzibacteriota bacterium includes:
- a CDS encoding bifunctional UDP-3-O-[3-hydroxymyristoyl] N-acetylglucosamine deacetylase/3-hydroxyacyl-ACP dehydratase produces MVRQQRTIERSFAYEGIGLHTGKKVRTVFKPASPDTGIVFRRVDLDVPVDIRAIAGNIPDGDPVRNTTIASGDAKIHTVEHILAAVSGLQVDNLVIEIDADEPPEPRDGSCMQLVALIREAGITVQGAPIRPLKITTPVVWEEDGVELIAVPHDRFKVSFTIEYENRHIGTQYASFEINPETFADEVAPARTFALMSDVEMLRNLGLIRGGSLENAIVVDDDGIMNDTPLRFPDEFVRHKILDIVGDLTLVGAPIEGHVIAVRAGHRYNMHFVRRLAERLSRQRATATGGAKGLYDINMIQRIMPHRYPFLLVDRILELEDRKRVVGIKNVTVNEPFFVGHFPGHPIMPAVLIIEAMAQVGGILLLSSVDTPEKYLVYFIGIDKAKFRKPVVPGDQIRFELEMVSLKRRYCRMRGKAFVDGVAVAEAELTSSIVDR; encoded by the coding sequence GTGGTGCGCCAGCAGAGGACGATTGAGCGGTCCTTCGCCTACGAGGGAATCGGTCTCCACACGGGAAAGAAGGTGCGGACGGTCTTCAAGCCCGCCTCGCCGGATACGGGGATCGTCTTCAGGCGCGTCGACCTCGACGTGCCGGTCGACATCCGCGCGATCGCCGGCAACATCCCCGACGGGGATCCGGTCAGGAACACGACGATCGCCTCGGGGGACGCGAAGATCCACACCGTCGAACACATCCTCGCGGCCGTCTCGGGCCTCCAGGTGGACAACCTCGTCATCGAGATCGACGCCGACGAGCCGCCCGAGCCGCGCGACGGCTCCTGCATGCAGCTCGTCGCGCTGATCCGGGAAGCGGGCATCACCGTCCAGGGCGCGCCGATACGCCCCCTCAAGATCACGACGCCCGTCGTCTGGGAGGAGGACGGCGTCGAACTGATCGCCGTTCCCCACGACAGGTTCAAGGTGTCGTTCACGATCGAGTACGAGAACCGCCACATCGGCACGCAGTACGCCTCCTTCGAGATCAACCCGGAGACCTTCGCCGACGAGGTCGCTCCCGCGCGCACGTTCGCCCTGATGTCCGATGTCGAGATGCTCCGCAACCTGGGGCTGATACGGGGAGGGAGTCTCGAGAACGCCATCGTCGTCGATGACGACGGCATCATGAACGACACGCCGCTCCGGTTCCCCGACGAATTCGTGCGGCACAAGATCCTCGATATCGTCGGCGACCTGACCCTCGTCGGCGCCCCGATCGAGGGACACGTGATCGCCGTCAGGGCCGGCCACCGGTACAACATGCACTTCGTCCGGCGCCTCGCCGAGCGGCTCTCGCGGCAGCGAGCGACGGCGACGGGCGGCGCGAAGGGTCTCTACGACATCAACATGATCCAGCGGATCATGCCGCATCGCTACCCCTTCCTCCTCGTGGACCGGATACTCGAGCTCGAGGACCGGAAACGGGTCGTGGGGATAAAGAACGTGACGGTGAACGAGCCCTTCTTCGTCGGGCACTTTCCCGGACACCCGATCATGCCCGCCGTGCTCATCATCGAGGCGATGGCGCAGGTCGGCGGCATCCTGCTGCTGTCAAGCGTCGATACGCCGGAGAAGTACCTGGTCTATTTCATCGGCATCGACAAGGCGAAGTTCAGGAAGCCGGTCGTTCCCGGCGACCAGATCCGCTTCGAGCTCGAGATGGTGTCGTTGAAGAGACGCTACTGCAGGATGAGGGGGAAGGCCTTCGTCGACGGCGTCGCCGTCGCCGAGGCCGAGCTCACCTCGTCAATCGTGGATCGCTGA
- the lpxA gene encoding acyl-ACP--UDP-N-acetylglucosamine O-acyltransferase, whose translation MAVDIHPTAIVDPGAELGTDVTIGPWTIVGGRVRIGDFTRIDSCARIEGRTTIGRNNHIYHGAAIGLDPQDLKYEEEETYVEIGDGNVIREYATIHLACEEGESTVVENGNLLMAYTHVAHNCRIGSNVVLANAVNLAGYVTIHDYAIIGGLTPVHQFASIGAHSFVGGGSRISKDIPPFIKVAGSPPKVSGTNSTGLKRRGFSFEQRCLIKKAYVILYRSNLNVSQAAERIERELPQNPDIKMFVDFIRGSKRGITK comes from the coding sequence ATGGCCGTCGACATACACCCGACCGCGATCGTCGACCCCGGGGCGGAGCTCGGGACGGACGTCACGATCGGGCCCTGGACGATCGTCGGCGGACGGGTCAGGATCGGGGACTTCACCCGGATCGATTCCTGTGCCCGCATCGAGGGACGGACGACGATCGGCCGGAACAACCACATCTATCACGGCGCCGCGATCGGCCTCGATCCCCAGGATCTCAAGTACGAGGAGGAGGAGACGTACGTCGAGATCGGCGACGGCAACGTCATCCGCGAGTATGCGACGATCCATCTCGCCTGCGAGGAGGGCGAGAGCACGGTCGTCGAGAACGGCAACCTGCTGATGGCCTACACCCACGTCGCCCACAACTGCCGCATCGGGAGCAATGTCGTCCTCGCCAACGCGGTGAATCTCGCCGGGTACGTCACGATCCACGATTACGCGATCATCGGCGGCCTCACGCCGGTGCACCAGTTCGCCTCGATCGGGGCCCATTCCTTCGTCGGCGGCGGCAGCCGCATCTCGAAGGACATCCCGCCCTTCATCAAGGTCGCCGGATCCCCGCCGAAGGTGAGCGGCACCAACAGCACGGGGCTCAAGCGCCGCGGATTCAGTTTCGAGCAACGGTGCCTCATCAAGAAGGCGTACGTGATCCTGTACCGGAGCAACCTGAACGTGTCCCAGGCGGCGGAGCGGATCGAGAGGGAACTGCCGCAGAATCCGGACATCAAGATGTTCGTCGACTTCATCCGCGGCTCGAAACGCGGCATCACCAAGTAG